ATTTATGATAATTACTGTAAGTAGAGGTGTTTAATGGGGTGGGCTGATCTAACGAGTCAAGGGTCGATTTATTATCGAGCTTTGATGTTAAGGGTCGAGTCGTATCATTATTGAGATTGGTTGCCATAAAAATAGTCTTTTTTTTCATgagattattatatatatagatgaatCAATCCAATGTGCTAGCATTAAAATTGGACTGAAagattattggattaatttgTAAAATGGGTCAAATCTAAATCGACATAAACGATCTTTTTGAATTTGTACAATACAAGATCAACATAAAggagttataaacttataagaAAGTACTTGGTGTTTAGCTACTGCCTATTATGTTATCTGAGTAGTGAGCATATACTACTATCATACTATGCATATAGTTTGTATTACTAAAATTGTTAAAGGGAAAGGGGATTGATTTTCCTTATCAATCCTTAAATTGTCATAATTGAACCCCATTACAAGGATGTAAAGGAAAACTTTATATTACGTTAATTCAGGATTCTCAAATCACAATTTGGTCTATGCATACATCTTGATCTGACACAAAAAGTTTGGATTACCCATCATAGTCTAACATCGATCCCAATACAAAAAGAAAAGCTTGATCTGACAAAGGAACTTGGTGTTGTGTAGCAGTGTAAGAAATAATTGAGACCATAGATAGAACTCAGAAATGCATACATCTTGTTTAGTACAGTAATAtgtacaaaataaaatcaaatgagaaCAGAAAAGTGTATTTGATGATACATTATTTCCTATAATATATGCAAAAGAACAGAGATCTGAATCTGATTTCGGACTCGAAATTACCGTTCCTCACGTCCGACAGCATTTGGATTACCCATCATGTCCATCATCATCTTTTCTGGTGAATCTTCCCAACTAGCAAACGTCTTCAAGTCAACCTGAGAATTAAGGTTACCTCCAATCTTAACTTTTTCGTTTAAGTCACGACCGGCCAACAATTTTATgactcaaaataagaaaaattaccttGCGCCTTTGCTCTGTGAAAAGGTCTTCTCTTCTCTTGTATAAAATTTGTATTTCCTTTGCTCTCTTACCGCCTAATCCCCAAACTTCAACGTCCACCACAGACGCTTCAGTTGGGAGATAACCCTAAGAAAAGATAATCAAGACGTTAACAATAATACAACGATGATGCCATCAGAAAGGCTCTGAAACACAGATATGATCCAAGGTTGATTTCATTTTCAATATACATGATAATTCCATGTTGGAACCCcaatatacgtatggaactggTCGCTGCATTTTGTGCTTCAAATTGATAAAGCAATCTCAATATCGACAACACGATTATCTAATATCTAAACCCAATTGATCATGAAGTTAAGAAGTCAACCGAGAAGGAATTATCAGGAGTCGGGACGCTTGCCGATACAACATACTGATAATCATCAAACACAAAACCTCACCTGTTCGGGGAAAAGAGAACCGTGTTGGTATGTTTTGTCAACTGCATGATGTCGAATAGTAACCTTTGCAAAGTCCTCGTCAATAAATATTCTTTCATGCCCAATAGTTCCCCCAAATGCTAGCCCAACAGGCTTTGGATGCGGCTCATATACTCTAACAGGCGGATGCAAGTGACTATACACGTAGTTATGCTCCGTTCCTGTCAATAAACAAGGTTTGCATTTTTAGTAGATAAACAAGATTAATATTTAGCTTAAAAAATTTACTTAACTCTCATGTTTACATACCAGGTGCTGAGAAAATATGAAAGACAGGATATATAGAATATAGACAGCCCCCGCTGCCGTAGAATGCATCTCTGTTTTCAAAACCCTGTTGTGTTAGGGCTCCTATGATCCATTTCCTGCTGTTCAGGCTCGATTCACCGGAAGTGGCAGACAACAGTAGAAGTGACGGTCCATGATAACCTTCAACGTTCGACCAAAATCTGTTTAGCCCTTTCCCATGAACATAAGACCTGTGAGGCACAGCCAGTAATCAGTCTCCCATTCATATGCCAAGTTGGTATCAAGTTCCAACTACCATCGAAAATTCAATACAACGTTACATTACCTCCATGCCTTTGGTAAGTCCCAACCACCAATGTCTAAAAacatataaacaaaaacaaagttCTAGTTAATACTATGCGCTAGCTAGACTATCAGTCAATCAATGTCTTGGAAGCAAAATTAACTTCAACTTTTGCAGTGGGCGTCAAAACCAATTGACATATATTTTCATCTAAGTGTCAACCCAATTAAAGACTAGCAGGACTACATGAATACTTTTTTACTGTATTCGGTCATAGGGAAAACAAATATAGCCACCACATAAATGGTTTATCAAGCTTCACCTTCAATCCATATACAAACATACGCACAATCACGCTTCACTACAATAACTACTCCATTGTGCTAAGCTTAGGTCTCAAAAAAGTGCCCATAAAAAGAGTGAATGACCCAGCTAAGGTAGTTCAGCTAAGCCAGACAGAAAGCATTCCATCCTTTTTGGGTAAAAGTTTGATCGTTAGTTCAATACAATTGTTCTATAATTGGCAATCAAAGTTGCTCTTGACTAGACCTGTGCAATGGACCGGATAAGCGTCGGGCAAGGCTCAAATAAAAATGGGCTGGGCCGggttcaaataaaaaaatgagctCAAATGGGCTGAGCCCTCTCGGCCTCCTAAATTTCCATTGAAATAAGCATGTCAGATTGAGTAAAATGACTTATAGCTATATTACTTGCTTTTATGAAATATAATTAGACTGACAATTATAAATCTATAGTAAGGTATcataattcaagaaaaaaatataataaaaagaccCGTTTGAGGCCCGTATAGATCCCATTATTTgctagttttatttttgtaaataaaaggCATGTTTAAAGTCCGACCAATTTAAGTTTTGACCCATTTAAAGCCCCAAAATTCCAGGTAGCGAGTAGCAACACAAGAATGCAGACTAGCATAAACAGTACATGATTATGCATTTGGCAATGCAGTGCAAAGCGTAATTATCCAATCTTAGTTGGGTCTATTTCATCAAGAAGGTGAGGCATAGGAAAGAAAATTATGTTGATATACAAGATTGCAAGCCATTGAACTTGAAATTTgcaaaaaatcaacaaatgtCAAAAACAAATACTGGTGACGAACCGATAAAGAAGGCTATCCTCTATTACATCCAAGTTGCTAGGGAAGCATATTTTCAAGAGCTCCTCGCTTGCATCACTTCTTTGAGAAAGAGAAATCGCCCAAGCCCTTACAGATGTCAGAAGATGAAAGTGACATGCCTTTGCAGAAGAATTTTCTGTACTTGAAGTTTCCGCTTCACTAGGCTTCTGGTAACAAGAAAACTATCAAACAATCTGATTTTTCAAAACTCAAATAAAGCAACTTTCATTTGTACATGCAATTAGATTGAAATTTGGAGGTCAATAAAGACTATTACAAGGACACTTCAAAGCATGGAATACAAATGAGGTTGTTACGTTACATAACGGCCACTTTATGACGAATTATGAACTTACCGAACCACAACCGTTACATAACCCGTGAGTTAAATTCATAGAGTAACCGCCATAATAAGTTGTTATTCTAACATATTAGccattaatctttttttttaaaattgtatagGTTTTTAAATGGTCTATTATAACCTTTGATGTAGATATATTTTCTTGAAAACATGAATTACTATGATAAAATGATTTTTTCTCAAGTTAACAATTCATATTAAAAAATCTACAACTCGAATCATAACACCGTGACGTGCAGCGTTCGCAACATCGTGACAGTTACCGCAATTACGACATCCGTGATTTTTTTCTATGCTTGAAAGTGACCTCATTACCTACACATATAGCTCTACAGATGCCATGCTCAAGTttggtttttattcttttggcAATTGATGCCCAAGTTGTTTTCATAAACAATATTAGGATTCAAGTTAAGATGCATGCATGACCTATAACAGCATCAGGTGTGTTTGTGTTCACTAGCATGATGAAAGTTCATCAACAATGAGTTGATATAAGTGCTTGGATATTGATTGTCTGGATTTTATCGTCCTCCCCACATTGTATGTCTAAAGattaaatttaacaaaacaGAGTAGAAAAGTGAATTCTCGCAATCATGCCATGTATAGAAACTAGGGGTGTCAATAGGGCACAATTCTATACCCAATTGGGTGGGATATGTCCACGTTTTCATGGGTAGTGGGGGAACGAGGACAATGTTTGCCAATTCAT
This Amaranthus tricolor cultivar Red isolate AtriRed21 chromosome 13, ASM2621246v1, whole genome shotgun sequence DNA region includes the following protein-coding sequences:
- the LOC130798992 gene encoding uncharacterized protein LOC130798992 isoform X2, encoding MGQSSSSEASTLSMEERELESQAASTGSLPLLKNSFSKLSDPTSNSIPLSALQECFALKYTTISCEGVDLPDCFQELLGQIATSITDTLFVPQKGGVTWMEFVRGFVKGCGRMSTSSLLNILLRVLVLSADRAGCPMNLHFDSDEVDSKISGSISPRDFGMIIWACWIMSLNSRSQKRTVESDHVVVPDLNHLVLSAVVSCMDNSNDVDVWDNDVLRLEAELNAGKIHMWAIRTVPNLAECFSNFISSRLKAATFEPSEAETSSTENSSAKACHFHLLTSVRAWAISLSQRSDASEELLKICFPSNLDVIEDSLLYRSYVHGKGLNRFWSNVEGYHGPSLLLLSATSGESSLNSRKWIIGALTQQGFENRDAFYGSGGCLYSIYPVFHIFSAPGTEHNYVYSHLHPPVRVYEPHPKPVGLAFGGTIGHERIFIDEDFAKVTIRHHAVDKTYQHGSLFPEQGYLPTEASVVDVEVWGLGGKRAKEIQILYKRREDLFTEQRRKVDLKTFASWEDSPEKMMMDMMGNPNAVGREER
- the LOC130798992 gene encoding uncharacterized protein LOC130798992 isoform X1; the protein is MGQSSSSEASTLSMEERELESQAASTGSLPLLKNSFSKLSDPTSNSIPLSALQECFALKYTTISCEGVDLPDCFQELLGQIATSITDTLFVPQKGGVTWMEFVRGFVKGCGRMSTSSLLNILLRVLVLSADRAGCPMNLHFDSDEVDSKISGSISPRDFGMIIWACWIMSLNSRSQKRTVESDHVVVPDLNHLVLSAVVSCMDNSNDVDVWDNDVLRLEAELNAGKIHMWAIRTVPNLAECFSNFISSRLKAATFEKPSEAETSSTENSSAKACHFHLLTSVRAWAISLSQRSDASEELLKICFPSNLDVIEDSLLYRSYVHGKGLNRFWSNVEGYHGPSLLLLSATSGESSLNSRKWIIGALTQQGFENRDAFYGSGGCLYSIYPVFHIFSAPGTEHNYVYSHLHPPVRVYEPHPKPVGLAFGGTIGHERIFIDEDFAKVTIRHHAVDKTYQHGSLFPEQGYLPTEASVVDVEVWGLGGKRAKEIQILYKRREDLFTEQRRKVDLKTFASWEDSPEKMMMDMMGNPNAVGREER